The following are encoded together in the Vigna unguiculata cultivar IT97K-499-35 chromosome 2, ASM411807v1, whole genome shotgun sequence genome:
- the LOC114172952 gene encoding probable polyamine transporter At3g19553 produces the protein MRMKLGSEEVNRHGSLMLVMDEEATKSNPKLTLLPLIALIFYEVSGGPFGVEDSVRGGGGPLFSLLGFFIFPLIWSIPEALVTAELATTFPQNGGYVIWISSAFGPFWGFQEGFWKWFSGVMDNALYPVLFLDYIKQSLPLFDQFTARIPALLVITFLLTYLNYRGLHIVGFSAVMLALFSLSPFLIMALLSIPLIRPRRWLAVDFGKVEWRRYFNSMFWNLNYWDKASTLAGEVENPSKTFPKALIGGLVLVVSSYLIPLLAGTGALESSPSDWADGYFAQVGMFIGGSWLKLWIQVAAAMSNLGLFEAEMSSDAFQLQGMSKMGMLPAVFASRSKYGTPTVSILFSATGVIFLSWMSFQEIIEFLNFLYAVGMLLEFAAFITLRLNKPNLYRPYRVPLPTFWAAMLCLPPALLLILVMCLASSRTFIVSGAVILLGFILYPILVQAKNKNWILFEEDSPCLHSSGWQQCHSVVSELTDLDQENKGVELLVASPFASGEEELRLVQSDSKV, from the exons ATGAGGATGAAGCTTGGGAGCGAAGAGGTGAACAGGCATGGATCTCTGATGTTGGTGATGGATGAAGAGGCCACCAAATCCAATCCCAAGCTAACCCTGTTGCCTCTCATAGCTCTGATATTCTATGAAGTATCAGGGGGTCCTTTTGGAGTAGAGGATTCGGTGAGAGGAGGGGGTGGTCCTCTTTTCTCGTTACTCGgattcttcattttccctttaATATGGAGTATACCAGAAGCTCTTGTTACGGCGGAACTTGCCACCACCTTCCCTCAAAACGGTGGATATGTTATCTGGATTTCCTCAGCCTTTGGACCCTTCTGGGGCTTTCAGGAAGGCTTCTGGAAATGGTTCAGCGGTGTCATGGACAATGCTCTTTACCCTGTTTTGTTCCTCGATTACATCAAACAGTCCTTGCCTCTGTTTGACCAATTCACTGCTCGAATCCCTGCTCTCTTAGTGATCACATTTTTACTAACTTACTTGAATTACCGTGGCCTTCACATTGTTGGCTTTTCTGCTGTTATGCTTGCCCTGTTCTCACTTTCCCCATTTCTTATAATGGCCCTTCTTTCCATTCCGTTAATAAGACCAAGGCGGTGGCTTGCTGTAGATTTTGGCAAGGTGGAGTGGCGAAGATACTTCAATAGTATGTTCTGGAATTTAAACTATTGGGACAAGGCAAGTACCCTTGCGGGGGAGGTTGAAAATCCAAGTAAAACGTTCCCAAAAGCACTTATTGGAGGACTAGTCTTGGTGGTCTCCTCATATTTGATCCCTCTCCTTGCGGGAACAGGTGCTTTGGAGTCCTCGCCAAGTGACTGGGCAGATGGTTATTTTGCACAGGTGGGGATGTTCATTGGCGGTTCTTGGCTCAAACTCTGGATTCAAGTGGCTGCTGCTATGTCTAACCTCGGCTTGTTTGAAGCAGAAATGAGCAGTGATGCTTTTCAACTTCAAGGGATGAGCAAAATGGGAATGCTTCCAGCTGTATTTGCTTCAAg GTCTAAGTATGGAACGCCCACGGTTAGCATTTTGTTCTCTGCCACTGGAGTTATCTTCCTGTCGTGGATGAGCTTTCAGGAAATAATAGAGTTCCTCAATTTCTTATATGCCGTTGGAATGCTTCTTGAGTTTGCAGCTTTTATTACTTTGAGGTTGAACAAGCCAAATCTTTACAGACCTTACAGAGTTCCGTTACCGACATTTTGGGCGGCCATGCTATGTTTGCCTCCTGCTTTATTGCTTATTCTTGTAATGTGTTTGGCTTCTTCAAGAACTTTCATAGTGAGTGGAGCTGTAATTCTCCTGGGGTTCATCCTGTACCCTATCTTAGTTCAAGCCAAAAATAAGAACTGGATTCTGTTTGAAGAAGACTCACCTTGCTTGCATTCATCTGGCTGGCAGCAATGTCACTCAGTTGTTTCTGAACTGACTGACCTCGACCAAGAAAATAAGGGTGTTGAGCTTCTTGTGGCCTCACCATTTGCTAGTGGTGAAGAAGAGTTGCGTTTAGTGCAAAGTGATTCTAAAGTCTAA
- the LOC114172870 gene encoding pentatricopeptide repeat-containing protein At5g02860-like: MPVPHTHTHSVTRSKAMERMGMVEKVALPLLLPNPPPPSQSPSSSPSPPSSKPNSVGVMTPGPSPTPTPIPTSAPPMTTLIHDLNTSSRSRHRVALGKSFDPNRGKPWSPHGLSSSGQQILRTLIRSDSNSLSTHLDDILRPLLDQPNPASDILGIIKALGFNNKCDLAFAVFQWVRTTNHSVPLFNTSAITVIFKILGKAGRVSSAASLLLALQNDGVHIDVYAYTCLINAYSSSGRYRDAVNLFNKMQQDGCNPTLITYNVVLNVYGKMGMPWSNVTALVDSMKSRGISPDLYTYNTLISCCRRGSLYEEAVHLFEQMKLEGFTPDKVTYNALLDVFGKSRRPKEAMQVLREMEANAFSPTIVTYNSLISACAKGGLLEEALQLKTQMLDKGIQPDVFTYTTLLSGFEKAGKDELAIQVFEEMRSVGCKPNICTFNALIKMHGNRGKFAEMMKVFEEIKVCNCSPDIVTWNTLLAVFGQNGMHSQVSGIFKEMKRAGFVPERDTFNTLISAYSRCGSFDQAMAVYKSMLEAGVVPDLSTYNAVLAALARGGLWEQSEKVLAEMKDGRCKPNEMSYSSLLHAYANGKEIERMNAFAEEIYSGSIETHPVLLKTLVLVNSKSDLLMDTERAFLELRRRGISLDITTLNAMLSIYGRKQMVAKANEILNFMHDRGFSPSLTTYNSLMYMYSRSENFQKSEEILREVLEKGMKPDRISYNTVIYAYCRNGRMKEASRLFSEMKDSTLVPDVVTYNTFIATYAGDSMFAEAIDVVRYMIKQGCKPDQNTYNSIVDWYCKLDRRDEANSFVKGLRNLDPHVSKEEENRLLERIVKMWP; this comes from the coding sequence ATGCCAgttccacacacacacacacacagcgTCACAAGAAGCAAAGCTATGGAGAGGATGGGGATGGTAGAAAAGGTGGCTCTTCCTCTGCTCCTCCCAAACCCACCGCCACCGTCACAGTCACCGTCATCGTCGCCGTCGCCGCCTTCTTCCAAACCCAATTCTGTTGGAGTGATGACCCCTGGCCCCAGCCCTACCCCTACCCCTATTCCAACCTCAGCACCGCCAATGACCACCCTTATCCATGACCTGAATACCAGTTCTCGTTCCCGTCACCGCGTCGCTCTGGGGAAGTCCTTCGACCCCAACCGCGGCAAGCCATGGTCTCCTCACGGCCTTTCTTCTTCAGGTCAGCAAATTCTCCGCACCTTAATTCGTTCCGATTCCAATTCCCTTTCCACTCACTTAGATGATATTCTGCGTCCTCTTCTGGACCAACCAAATCCCGCTTCCGATATATTGGGGATAATCAAGGCCTTAGGCTTTAACAACAAATGCGACCTTGCCTTCGCCGTCTTCCAATGGGTTCGAACCACCAACCATTCCGTTCCGCTTTTCAACACTTCTGCAATCACCGTCATCTTCAAAATCCTCGGCAAAGCGGGGCGGGTCTCATCCGCCGCCTCCCTGCTCCTCGCTCTCCAAAACGACGGCGTTCACATTGACGTCTACGCCTACACCTGTTTGATAAACGCGTATTCCAGTAGTGGCAGGTACAGGGACGCCGTCAACCTCTTCAACAAGATGCAGCAAGACGGCTGCAACCCCACTCTCATCACCTACAACGTCGTTCTCAACGTCTACGGCAAAATGGGCATGCCTTGGTCTAACGTCACGGCCCTCGTTGACTCCATGAAGTCTCGCGGGATTTCCCCCGATCTCTACACTTACAATACGCTTATTAGTTGCTGTCGCCGCGGTTCTCTCTACGAAGAAGCTGTTCACCTCTTCGAGCAGATGAAGCTGGAGGGTTTCACCCCTGACAAGGTTACCTATAATGCCTTATTGGATGTTTTTGGCAAGTCCAGACGCCCCAAAGAGGCTATGCAGGTCCTCAGAGAGATGGAAGCCAATGCCTTTTCTCCCACCATTGTTACATACAATTCCCTCATATCTGCTTGTGCTAAAGGTGGTTTGTTGGAGGAGGCACTCCAGCTTAAAACCCAAATGCTGGACAAAGGGATTCAGCCTGACGTCTTTACCTACACCACCCTTTTGTCTGGATTTGAGAAGGCCGGAAAAGACGAGCTTGCCATCCAAGTTTTTGAAGAGATGAGATCCGTGGGATGCAAGCCTAATATTTGTACCTTCAATGCCCTTATTAAGATGCATGGCAACCGAGGAAAGTTTGCCGAAATGATGAAAGTATTTGAAGAGATCAAGGTGTGCAATTGCTCCCCTGATATTGTTACTTGGAACACCCTTCTGGCTGTGTTTGGACAAAATGGAATGCACTCCCAGGTGTCTGGCATATTTAAAGAAATGAAGAGAGCTGGGTTTGTGCCCGAGAGGGATACTTTCAACACTCTGATTAGTGCCTACAGCAGGTGTGGTTCCTTTGACCAGGCAATGGCCGTTTACAAGAGCATGCTCGAAGCAGGAGTTGTGCCTGATCTTTCTACCTACAATGCTGTTTTAGCAGCATTGGCCCGAGGAGGGCTCTGGGAACAATCTGAGAAAGTCCTTGCTGAAATGAAGGACGGACGGTGTAAACCTAATGAGATGTCATATTCTTCTTTGCTCCATGCTTATGCCAATGGTAAGGAGATTGAAAGGATGAATGCTTTTGCGGAGGAGATATACTCCGGCTCTATTGAAACACATCCCGTTCTTCTGAAGACCCTTGTTCTAGTAAACAGCAAGAGTGATCTCCTGATGGATACAGAACGTGCCTTCTTGGAATTAAGGAGAAGAGGAATTTCGCTTGACATTACTACTCTTAATGCAATGCTTTCTATATATGGGAGGAAGCAGATGGTGGCCAAAGCCAACGAGATTTTGAACTTCATGCATGACAGGGGATTTTCTCCGAGTTTGACTACATATAATAGTTTAATGTATATGTACAGCCGTTCTGAAAACTTTCAAAAATCAGAAGAAATCCTGAGGGAAGTTCTGGAGAAAGGTATGAAACCTGATAGAATTTCATACAATACTGTTATTTATGCATATTGCAGAAATGGTAGGATGAAGGAGGCTTCGCGACTATTTTCTGAAATGAAAGACTCTACACTTGTTCCTGATGTTGTAACTTACAACACATTTATTGCAACTTATGCCGGTGACTCAATGTTTGCTGAAGCTATTGATGTAGTTCGATACATGATCAAGCAGGGATGTAAACCAGACCAGAATACTTATAACTCCATTGTTGATTGGTATTGTAAGCTCGACCGTCGGGATGAGGCCAACAGTTTTGTTAAAGGCCTTCGTAATCTTGACCCACATGTTTCCAAGGAGGAGGAAAATAGGTTACTTGAGAGAATAGTAAAAATGTGGCCATAA
- the LOC114171958 gene encoding upstream activation factor subunit UAF30, whose product MAVAMSLCFGLLSSSVLPPEAHALSFTRPSRSASASPSGLRMVRTVTSCTVSHSEQGTRKIRGIMKPRTVTPEMAALVGALEISRTQALKRIWAYIKDNNLQDPADKRTIICDEKLKKIFEGRDRVGMLDVARLISPHFLKTEV is encoded by the exons ATGGCTGTGGCTATGTCTCTGTGTTTCGGGCTCTTGTCTTCCTCCGTTCTCCCTCCAGAGGCCCACGCTCTGAGCTTCACGAGGCCTTCGCGTTCTGCTTCTGCTTCTCCTTCTGGACTGCGCATGGTGCGAACCGTTACCTCTTGCACGGTCTCTCACTCCGAGCAAGGAACCCGCAAAATCCGTGGCATCATGAAACCCCGCACAGTCACCCCTGAAATGGCAGCTCTCGTCGGCGCTCTAGAGATTTCCAGAACCCAAGCCCTCAAACGCATTTGGGCTTATATCAAGGACAACAATCTTCAG GACCCTGCAGACAAGAGGACTATAATTTGTGATGAGAAGCTGAAGAAGATATTTGAAGGGAGAGATCGAGTTGGTATGCTGGACGTTGCTCGCTTGATTAGCCCTCATTTCCTTAAAACTGAAGTTTAG
- the LOC114167059 gene encoding pumilio homolog 12-like — MNPISVDSLSCYISRLCFIATPPSIPLNCSNAHCCHCCGQFLQHHTSTALQDVKAQLISVAQMPPQQLGKPEVMENILNQLKDHLCDLMMDQHCVLSILAIFQASTVHHITRILDLVIQNQHKLKEVCMHNHGSLVIQKLLEHLKTPEQISAAVFAVKKITVRLTKSINGGHVLHHCFKLFSPALTTFIIDEVAENCVEIATDKSGCSILQKCLHHAKDNNMKRLIEEIVSHASLLTEHPFGNYAVQHVVKMKIPRVNAEIMLQLQGRYAQLSMNKHASNVVEHLLEFSEEKDAANIIQELMYTQNFLRIMQDPYGNYVVQRALQNCKGGVYKMLSAIVLLNYPHLHTHPYGKRVLTFVQRRKNYEQRHI, encoded by the exons ATGAATCCCATTTCTGTTGATTCGCTCTCATGTTACATATCCAGGCTCTGCTTCATCGCCACCCCTCCATCAATTCCACTAAATTGCTCCAATGCACACTGCTGTCATTGTTGTGGACAATTTCTTCAGCATCACACTTCCACTGCGCTTCAAGATGTGAAGGCGCAGTTGATTTCAGTCGCACAAATGCCCCCTCAGCAGTTGGGGAAACCAGAGGTGATGGAGAATATCTTGAACCAACTCAAGGATCACTTGTGTGACCTAATGATGGACCAACATTGCGTTCTTTCGATTCTAGCTATTTTTCAAGCTAGCACTGTCCACCACATCACCAGGATTCTTGACTTGGTCATTCAAAACCAGCACAAGCTTAAGGAAGTCTGCATGCATAATCATGG GAGTTTGGTTATCCAGAAGTTGTTGGAGCATTTGAAGACTCCAGAACAGATATCTGCTGCTGTATTCGCTGTGAAGAAGATCACTGTGAGATTGACTAAGAGTATCAATGGTGGTCATGTCCTTCACCACTGCTTCAAACTTTTCTCCCCTGCGCTTACGACG TTTATTATAGACGAAGTAGCAGAGAACTGTGTGGAAATTGCAACAGACAAAAGTGGATGTTCTATCCTTCAaaaatgtcttcatcatgcAAAAGACAATAATATGAAGCGGCTGATTGAAGAAATAGTCTCACATGCTTCACTCCTTACTGAACATCCTTTTGG AAATTATGCTGTGCAGCACGTTGTTAAAATGAAGATACCCCGTGTAAATGCAGAGATAATGTTACAGCTTCAGGGTAGATATGCTCAACTATCTATGAACAAGCATGCTAGCAATGTGGTGGAACACCTCTTAGAATTCTCAGAAGAGAAGGATGCTGCTAATATTATTCAGGAGTTAATGTACACTCAGAATTTTTTGAGGATTATGCAGGATCCTTATGGGAATTATGTTGTTCAAAGAGCGCTGCAAAATTGCAAG GGCGGTGTTTACAAAATGCTTTCAGCTATAGTTTTGTTGAATTATCCACATCTGCACACCCATCCTTATGGGAAACGGGTTCTGACCTTCGTCCAAAGACGCAAGAACTACGAACAAAGGCATATCTAA